A stretch of Hoplias malabaricus isolate fHopMal1 chromosome 10, fHopMal1.hap1, whole genome shotgun sequence DNA encodes these proteins:
- the dedd1 gene encoding death effector domain-containing 1: protein METGRCSRYFLHWEETDCLSYYDMLSLHEVFEIVGSQLTEADIEVLSFLLDEAYPSRHPLDPEGWRQDVSPDSDLSVNSPCPRLLEAWRRIRPRGEGFLASNRHRPKTGVELLLELERRGFLHEGNMEPLLQLLRILTRHDLLPFVSSKKRRTVSPDRELENYATSGGITHTGSYTDMTSLENAQVSQWRTGVGSAVAANTQCRRKRGRGRGRARRTKNMSKIAPQPSPNKVTCDIRLRVRAEYSEHESALRGRVSSDKQQPLERQFELFSRASMLLRARDLGSIVCDIKFSELANLDAFWADYLSGALLEALKGVFITDSLKRAAGQEGVRLLVSVDQDDYEEGRKLLLNNQAQSQENSSAQRS, encoded by the exons ATGGAGACAGGTCGCTGCTCGAGGTATTTCCTGCACTGGGAGGAGACAGACTGCTTGAGCTATTATGACATGTTGTCTCTTCACGAGGTCTTTGAGATTGTGGGCTCCCAGTTGACTGAGGCTGATATCGAAGTGCTGTCTTTCCTTCTTGATGAAGCCTATCCCAGCAGACACCCTCTGGACCCTGAGGGATGGAGACAGGATGTCTCTCCAGACTCAGATTTGTCTGTAAACTCTCCTTGCCCTCGTCTCCTGGAGGCCTGGCGCAGGATACGCCCTCGTGGAGAAGGGTTCCTTGCTTCCAATCGCCACAGGCCCAAAACtggagtggagctgctgctgGAGCTGGAGAGACGGGGCTTTCTTCATGAAGGAAACATGGAACCTCTGCTACAGCTTCTTCGAATTCTTACTCGACACGACCTCCTTCCTTTTGTCTCCAGCAAAAAGAGAAGAACAG TATCACCTGACAGAGAACTGGAAAACTATGCAACGAGTGGAGGAATCACTCACACAGGCTCTTACACAGACATGACTTCTCTGGAAAACGCACAGGTTTCTCAGTGGAGGACAG GTGTTGGCTCAGCTGTTGCTGCAAACACCCAATGCCGAAGGAAACGAGGAAGAGGGCGCGGTCGAGCCAGACGCACTAAGAACATGTCCAAAATCGCCCCTCAACCTTCACCTAACAAAGTGACCTGCG ACATCCGGCTGCGGGTTCGAGCCGAGTATTCGGAGCACGAGTCGGCCTTGCGGGGGCGCGTTTCCTCGGACAAGCAGCAGCCCCTAGAGCGTCAGTTTGAACTTTTCAGTCGGGCCAGCATGCTGCTCCGAGCTCGGGACCTTGGCTCAATCGTCTGCGACATCAAGTTCTCGGAGCTGGCCAACCTGGACGCCTTCTGGGCCGACTACTTGAGCGGCGCGCTCCTGGAGGCGCTGAAGGGCGTCTTCATCACCGACTCGCTGAAGAGAGCCGCGGGACAAGAAGGGGTTCGGCTGCTGGTCAGCGTCGACCAAGACGACTACGAGGAGGGCAGGAAGCTGCTGCTCAACAATCAGGCACAGAGCCAAGAAAACAGCTCGGCACAGAG GTCCTGA
- the rabac1 gene encoding prenylated Rab acceptor protein 1 produces the protein MDPKMSDPFSSNSEELPAVGIMGRLLPKGFSPNVAKDWLDRRRKSIRPWAGFVDQRKFSKPKNFGELCQRVVRNLDTYHSNYTFIFLGLILYCIISSPMLLIALAVFVGAFYIIHVKSLESKLVVFGRELTQGHQLGLAGAVSLPVFWLAGAGAAVFWVLGATLFVIGSHAAFRELESTDLDELMMESV, from the exons ATGGATCCCAAGATGAGTGACCCCTTCAGCAGTAATTCAGAAGAACTGCCTGCTGTGGGAATAATGGGAAG GCTCCTGCCTAAAGGATTCTCCCCTAATGTGGCAAAGGATTGGCTGGACCGCAGGCGAAAGTCCATTCGCCCCTGGGCTGGTTTTGTAGATCAGCGCAAGTTCTCCAAGCCCAAGAACTTTGGAGAGCTGTGTCAGCGTGTGGTCAGAAACCTGGACACATACCACAGCAACTACACCTTCATCTTCCTCGGACTCATCCTCTACTGCAT AATCAGCTCCCCCATGCTGCTGATTGCTTTGGCTGTTTTTGTTGGTGCCTTTTACATCATCCATGTGAAGTCCTTGGAGTCCAAGCTAGTTGTTTTCG GGCGCGAACTGACTCAAGGCCATCAGCTGGGGCTGGCCGGAGCCGTGTCTCTTCCTGTGTTCTGGTTGGCTGGAGCTGGCGCGGCTGTGTTCTGGGTGCTGG GAGCGACACTGTTTGTGATTGGCTCTCATGCTGCTTTCCGTGAGCTGGAGTCTACAGACCTGGATGAGCTGATGATGGAATCCGTTTAA